A window of Xiphophorus hellerii strain 12219 chromosome 19, Xiphophorus_hellerii-4.1, whole genome shotgun sequence contains these coding sequences:
- the slirp gene encoding SRA stem-loop-interacting RNA-binding protein, mitochondrial: MAASAKKVLEVFVSKIPWTVAGKEMKAYFGQFGPVKRCVLPFDKDTGFHRGFCWVLFSTEEGLNNALQKDPHILEGAKLLVQRNRRPFEGQRSNKDGDFD, from the exons ATGGCAGCCTCGGCTAAGAAAGTGTTGGAGGTGTTTGTGTCTAAAATCCCCTGGACTGTAGCTGgca AGGAGATGAAGGCGTATTTTGGACAGTTTGGTCCAGTGAAGAGATGCGTCCTTCCATTT GACAAAGACACTGGTTTCCATAGAGGGTTCTGCTGGGTTTTATTCTCCACAGAGGAGGGACTAAACAACGCGCTGCAGAAGGACCCCCACATTCTGGAAGGAGCAAAG CTTCTTGTTCAGAGGAACAGACGTCCCTTTGAAGGACAGAGGTCCAACAAAGATGGAGACTTTGACTGA